One genomic window of Candidatus Binatia bacterium includes the following:
- a CDS encoding gamma-glutamylcyclotransferase family protein yields MIRVYAYGSNLCVERLRARTPSAYVAAVGTVAGHALRWNKRCPDGSGKCNAFATGIETDVIWGVVYELSAPDKVVLDRFEGLGHDYFEQTVEVRTRDGDVMAAIAYVANPALLDDGLRPFRWYKDFVTTGARQHGLPVAYRALLEAAEAQDDCNAERHARETAVLEAALRTLREVE; encoded by the coding sequence GTGATCCGCGTCTACGCTTACGGCTCCAATCTCTGCGTCGAGAGGCTGCGCGCGCGCACGCCGAGCGCGTACGTCGCCGCGGTCGGAACGGTCGCCGGCCATGCGCTGCGCTGGAACAAGCGCTGTCCCGACGGCTCGGGCAAGTGCAACGCGTTCGCGACCGGGATCGAGACCGACGTCATCTGGGGCGTGGTCTACGAGTTGTCGGCGCCCGACAAGGTCGTGCTCGACCGCTTCGAAGGGCTCGGGCACGACTACTTCGAGCAGACCGTGGAAGTGCGCACCCGCGACGGCGACGTCATGGCGGCGATCGCCTACGTCGCCAATCCTGCGCTGCTCGACGACGGCCTGCGGCCGTTTCGCTGGTACAAGGATTTCGTCACGACCGGTGCTCGCCAGCACGGACTGCCCGTCGCGTACCGCGCGCTGCTGGAGGCCGCCGAGGCGCAGGACGATTGCAACGCCGAGCGCCACGCGCGCGAGACCGCGGTGCTCGAGGCCGCGCTTCGCACGCTGCGCGAGGTTGAGTAA
- a CDS encoding aldo/keto reductase, translated as MAQIDRLPFGSTGHLSSRVIFGAAALYSMRQDRADHLLETLLEYGINHIDTAAAYGDSELRVAPWMKTHRRDFFLATKTGERTKKGAYESIRRSLERMQVDQVDLIQLHNLVDPHEWEVALGAGGALEALVDARAEGLVRFVGVTGHGFTVARRHILSLQRFAFDSVLVPYNATMMRQAAYASDFEELAALCRDRGVALQTIKSVARRRWQDGAAAHFSWYEPLTDADAIGRGVRFALSRPGFFLNSSSDGRLLRPILEAAAAPAPAPSLAEIDADIARYGMQPLFEAGLDDI; from the coding sequence ATGGCACAGATCGACCGTCTCCCTTTCGGCAGCACCGGCCACCTCTCGAGCCGCGTGATCTTCGGCGCTGCCGCGCTTTATTCGATGCGCCAGGACCGCGCCGACCACCTGCTCGAAACGCTGCTGGAATACGGGATCAACCACATCGATACCGCCGCGGCGTACGGCGACTCCGAGCTGCGCGTCGCACCGTGGATGAAAACGCACCGCCGCGATTTCTTCCTTGCGACGAAGACCGGAGAGCGGACGAAGAAGGGCGCCTACGAAAGTATCCGGCGCTCCCTCGAGCGGATGCAGGTGGACCAGGTCGACCTCATCCAGCTTCACAATCTCGTCGACCCCCATGAGTGGGAAGTCGCGCTCGGGGCCGGCGGCGCGCTCGAAGCACTGGTCGATGCGCGCGCCGAAGGGCTGGTGCGCTTCGTCGGCGTCACCGGGCACGGCTTCACCGTCGCCCGGCGCCACATTCTCAGCCTGCAGCGATTCGCGTTCGACAGCGTGCTGGTGCCGTACAACGCGACGATGATGCGCCAGGCGGCGTATGCATCCGACTTCGAGGAGCTTGCCGCGCTGTGCCGCGACCGCGGCGTCGCGCTGCAGACGATCAAGTCGGTGGCCAGGCGGCGCTGGCAGGACGGCGCCGCGGCACACTTCAGCTGGTACGAGCCGCTGACCGACGCCGATGCGATCGGCCGCGGCGTTCGCTTCGCGCTGTCGCGGCCCGGGTTTTTCCTGAACTCCTCGAGCGACGGGCGGCTGCTCCGGCCGATCCTCGAAGCTGCGGCGGCACCGGCCCCGGCGCCCTCCCTCGCCGAAATCGACGCCGACATTGCGCGCTACGGAATGCAGCCGCTGTTCGAAGCCGGTCTCGACGACATCTGA
- a CDS encoding NCS2 family permease — protein sequence MTTARPQNAFRWFVRGDIDGFFGLAIDNLVQLLVIVALCRSVLGFDDAILLGRVLPGAAVSILVGNLFYAWQAAGLARRQGRGDVTALPYGINTVSLFAFVFLVMLPARLAAIAGGASPADASLQAWRAGLAACFGSGLLESAGAFIAETIRRRTPRAALLSSLAGIAVSFIALGFFFKAYASPMVGIPTLVIVLVAYFGRVRLVGGVPGGLVAIVVGTLLCWISGVATAGAGAWHDAAASLGIRIPAPVLGDLFRSLGDGSIVTYLSVIVPMGVVNVIGSLQNIESAAAAGDEYEARPSLLANGIGTLAACAFGSCFPTTIYIGHPGWKAMGARVGYSILGGVFATVLCLTGAAGLVALAVPIEAGMAIVLYIGIIIVAQAFDATPRHHAAAVAVGLLPGIAAWGTMMLKTGLRAGGVGMPGGTPFSAVLEGKLAMFDLAGRGAFALEQGFIFTAMVLAAVTAEVIDGNFARAAAWCVAAAVLSFVGLMHAYAWTPGDTVVALGFGTGMSWAGAYLLAAAILVVVPLVRTEGEGGH from the coding sequence CACGACCGCAAAACGCGTTTCGCTGGTTCGTGCGCGGCGACATCGACGGCTTTTTCGGCCTCGCGATCGACAACCTCGTCCAGCTCCTGGTCATCGTCGCGCTCTGCCGCTCGGTGCTCGGCTTCGATGATGCGATTCTGCTCGGCCGCGTCCTTCCCGGTGCAGCGGTCTCCATCCTCGTCGGCAACCTGTTCTACGCGTGGCAGGCGGCCGGCCTTGCCAGGCGCCAGGGACGCGGCGACGTGACCGCGCTGCCGTACGGCATCAACACCGTCAGCCTGTTCGCGTTCGTGTTTCTCGTGATGCTGCCGGCGCGGCTGGCGGCGATTGCGGGCGGCGCATCGCCGGCCGACGCGTCGCTGCAGGCGTGGAGAGCCGGGCTCGCGGCCTGCTTCGGAAGCGGGCTTCTCGAGAGCGCCGGCGCCTTCATCGCCGAAACGATCCGCCGCCGCACCCCGCGCGCGGCGCTGCTGTCGTCGCTGGCGGGGATCGCCGTGTCGTTCATCGCGCTCGGTTTTTTCTTCAAGGCGTACGCATCGCCGATGGTCGGCATTCCGACGCTCGTCATTGTCCTGGTTGCCTATTTCGGACGCGTGCGGCTGGTCGGCGGCGTTCCCGGCGGCCTGGTCGCGATCGTTGTCGGCACCCTTCTGTGCTGGATCAGCGGCGTGGCCACTGCGGGCGCGGGAGCCTGGCACGATGCGGCGGCGAGCCTGGGCATTCGCATCCCCGCGCCGGTGCTGGGCGATCTGTTCCGCTCCCTCGGCGACGGCAGCATCGTCACGTATCTTTCGGTGATCGTGCCGATGGGCGTCGTCAACGTCATCGGGTCGTTGCAGAACATCGAAAGCGCCGCGGCCGCCGGCGACGAGTACGAAGCAAGGCCGTCGCTGCTCGCCAACGGCATCGGCACCCTTGCGGCGTGCGCGTTCGGAAGCTGTTTCCCGACGACGATCTACATCGGTCATCCCGGATGGAAGGCGATGGGCGCGCGCGTCGGCTACTCGATCCTGGGCGGCGTGTTCGCGACGGTACTGTGTCTTACCGGCGCCGCCGGCCTGGTCGCGCTCGCCGTGCCGATCGAAGCCGGCATGGCGATCGTGCTCTACATCGGCATCATCATCGTCGCGCAGGCCTTCGACGCGACTCCGCGCCACCACGCGGCAGCGGTTGCCGTCGGTCTTCTTCCCGGCATTGCCGCGTGGGGAACGATGATGCTCAAGACCGGGCTTCGCGCGGGCGGAGTCGGCATGCCGGGCGGCACGCCGTTTTCGGCGGTGCTCGAAGGCAAGCTCGCCATGTTTGACCTTGCCGGTCGCGGCGCGTTCGCGCTGGAGCAGGGATTCATTTTCACGGCGATGGTGCTGGCGGCGGTGACGGCCGAAGTCATCGACGGCAACTTCGCGCGCGCGGCGGCGTGGTGCGTCGCGGCGGCGGTGCTTTCGTTCGTCGGGCTGATGCACGCGTACGCATGGACCCCGGGGGACACGGTGGTCGCGCTGGGTTTCGGGACCGGAATGTCCTGGGCGGGCGCGTACCTGCTGGCCGCCGCGATCCTGGTCGTGGTGCCACTGGTGCGCACCGAAGGGGAGGGCGGCCATTGA
- a CDS encoding ankyrin repeat domain-containing protein: MLAAVLVAAGPASADRAPVELPVPKPEDLSAARTILRDADLLLECEKGNAEEVKKLLANGIDANAARSTGATALGYAIAGRHADVAALLLEFKADPNKTSAGLAPLVMAAENGDVATVQLLLQHGAKVDAPLHAVDEQLKAREGDTALMAAASQTGAPAVVRALLAAGADINARAANGKTALIQAVAADNVAVLKALLEAKPDLELRLVDDDADLDALTLAVGKSKPEMVSMLLDAGADATVKMDDEVTLLEFAVLSGQQQVAARLRKAGLAEPSAARLAELRKEAREP, translated from the coding sequence GTGCTCGCCGCCGTCCTGGTCGCCGCGGGGCCGGCCTCCGCCGACAGGGCACCCGTCGAGCTTCCCGTTCCCAAGCCCGAAGACCTCTCGGCCGCGCGCACGATCCTTCGTGACGCGGACCTGTTGCTCGAGTGCGAAAAGGGCAACGCCGAAGAGGTCAAGAAGCTGCTGGCCAACGGTATCGACGCCAATGCCGCCCGCTCGACCGGTGCCACTGCCCTTGGCTACGCCATCGCGGGACGCCACGCCGACGTGGCCGCCCTGCTGCTGGAATTCAAAGCCGACCCGAACAAGACCAGCGCCGGCCTTGCGCCCTTGGTGATGGCGGCCGAGAACGGCGACGTCGCCACCGTGCAACTGCTGCTGCAGCACGGTGCCAAGGTCGACGCGCCGCTGCACGCTGTCGACGAGCAGCTGAAAGCGCGCGAAGGCGATACCGCGCTGATGGCGGCAGCTTCGCAGACCGGAGCTCCCGCGGTCGTCCGTGCCCTGCTCGCCGCCGGCGCCGATATCAACGCAAGGGCCGCCAACGGCAAGACGGCTCTGATCCAGGCAGTCGCCGCGGACAACGTTGCGGTGCTGAAGGCCCTGCTCGAAGCGAAACCCGACCTGGAGCTGCGCCTCGTCGACGACGATGCCGACCTGGACGCCCTCACGCTCGCCGTCGGCAAGAGCAAGCCCGAGATGGTCTCGATGCTGCTCGATGCCGGCGCGGATGCGACCGTCAAGATGGACGACGAGGTGACGCTGCTCGAGTTCGCAGTCCTCAGCGGCCAGCAGCAGGTGGCCGCCAGGCTGCGCAAGGCAGGACTTGCCGAGCCGAGCGCCGCGCGCCTGGCCGAGCTTCGCAAGGAAGCGCGGGAACCCTGA